From the Bacteroidales bacterium genome, one window contains:
- a CDS encoding SAM-dependent methyltransferase yields MTGILYLIPTTIGSDSWESVIPPQVIAQTRDLRNFIVEDIRTTRRYLSKIGVNTPIDQINFQVLNEHTKQVEIEELIKPLLSGNDVGLLSEAGLPAIADPGSQVVAIANRKGIKVVPLTGPSSILLTLMASGLNGQNFAFVGYLPIKSDERRNRLKQLEVRSRQENQTQIFIEAPYRNIHLFQDILKVCGPETKLSIGVELTTTSEFIATKKIWEWNSATPPDINKKNCVFCLMA; encoded by the coding sequence ATGACAGGAATCCTGTACCTAATCCCCACCACCATTGGCTCCGATAGTTGGGAAAGTGTTATCCCTCCTCAAGTAATAGCCCAAACAAGGGATTTAAGAAATTTTATTGTTGAAGATATCAGAACTACGAGAAGATACCTATCAAAAATTGGTGTGAATACTCCAATAGATCAAATTAACTTTCAAGTATTAAATGAGCATACAAAGCAAGTTGAGATTGAAGAACTAATTAAACCCTTGCTCAGCGGGAATGATGTGGGTCTTCTTTCCGAAGCAGGTTTACCAGCCATTGCCGATCCTGGTTCTCAGGTTGTTGCAATAGCAAATCGGAAAGGAATTAAAGTAGTCCCACTTACTGGTCCAAGTTCCATCCTTTTAACTTTGATGGCTAGCGGCTTAAATGGGCAGAACTTTGCTTTCGTTGGATATCTGCCCATAAAGTCTGATGAGCGTAGAAATCGACTCAAACAACTGGAAGTACGTTCACGACAAGAAAATCAAACCCAAATTTTTATAGAAGCACCATACCGAAACATTCATCTTTTTCAGGATATTCTAAAGGTGTGTGGTCCTGAAACAAAATTATCAATTGGGGTTGAGTTAACAACTACATCAGAGTTTATTGCAACAAAAAAAATCTGGGAGTGGAATAGTGCAACACCCCCAGATATAAATAAGAAAAACTGTGTATTTTGCTTAATGGCTTAA
- a CDS encoding FKBP-type peptidyl-prolyl cis-trans isomerase encodes MRNCRILLIGFLFLLLLGCSKKSSRFPGYSMTETGIHYKLISLGDGSAKPEILNYITVNISYRTIKDSLFFQGLRKFQLTVPRYKGSIEECFLMLVLGDSASFYFPADSFFVKTLETSRPRFINKGDLMRADIKMMEIQTEKQYQLEKEAFLNWINDFGDYERVILKQYMDGEKLSIAPTSSGLYYIPIIKKEGKSVAVGDTITVNFEGRFFNSKIFDSTKKRNEPFQFVYGQKWQVIEGLEEAIGMMKEGEKSLFIIPSKLAFGEKGSSTGIIPPFTSVIFEVELIEVKKGKG; translated from the coding sequence ATGAGGAATTGCAGAATATTACTTATAGGTTTCCTTTTTCTCCTGTTACTTGGCTGCTCGAAAAAATCTTCGAGATTTCCGGGCTACTCAATGACAGAAACAGGAATACATTATAAGTTAATTAGTTTAGGCGATGGCTCTGCAAAACCTGAGATATTAAACTACATCACTGTAAATATCTCTTATAGGACAATCAAGGATTCTCTTTTCTTTCAAGGTTTAAGAAAATTTCAGCTCACTGTCCCTAGGTATAAAGGATCAATAGAAGAGTGTTTTTTGATGCTTGTTTTAGGCGATAGCGCATCATTTTATTTTCCTGCTGATTCCTTTTTTGTTAAAACTCTTGAGACATCTCGCCCAAGATTTATTAATAAGGGTGATTTAATGCGAGCAGATATTAAAATGATGGAAATTCAAACCGAAAAACAATATCAACTCGAAAAGGAAGCATTTCTAAATTGGATAAATGATTTTGGGGATTATGAGAGGGTAATTCTAAAACAATATATGGATGGTGAAAAGCTTAGCATTGCGCCAACCTCTTCTGGTTTATATTATATCCCTATAATAAAAAAGGAGGGGAAGAGTGTTGCAGTTGGTGATACTATAACCGTTAACTTTGAGGGAAGATTCTTTAACAGTAAAATATTTGATTCAACAAAGAAACGAAATGAACCCTTTCAATTTGTTTATGGACAAAAATGGCAAGTTATTGAAGGTTTAGAAGAGGCCATAGGGATGATGAAAGAGGGTGAAAAATCGTTATTTATTATACCATCAAAATTAGCTTTTGGCGAAAAAGGCAGCTCTACAGGAATAATTCCCCCATTTACATCCGTGATTTTTGAAGTTGAGCTAATTGAAGTTAAAAAAGGTAAAGGATAA
- a CDS encoding FKBP-type peptidyl-prolyl cis-trans isomerase, with product MRYIATVLLVILSIFLQGCRDDNKKLSRKDFAQAKDKLAKINSVLVDQDRSQIENYIKRYNLDGVRESGTGLFYLIWGDPKGDLIKTGNVVEYLYKITLLDGTLCYQSEKDTPKRFKVGHGRVESGLEQAVLLMKPGQKGKFILPPHLAYGLLGDEKMIPSRSIIVYDIEMLKVYR from the coding sequence ATGCGTTATATTGCTACAGTACTTTTAGTGATTTTATCAATTTTCCTTCAAGGTTGTAGGGACGATAATAAAAAATTGTCAAGAAAAGATTTTGCTCAAGCAAAAGATAAACTTGCAAAAATTAATAGTGTACTAGTAGATCAGGATCGCAGTCAAATTGAAAACTATATTAAAAGATATAACCTTGATGGAGTAAGGGAAAGTGGTACTGGCTTATTCTATTTGATATGGGGAGATCCCAAAGGTGATTTAATTAAAACGGGCAACGTTGTTGAGTATTTATATAAAATCACATTGCTCGATGGAACACTTTGCTACCAATCCGAAAAGGATACTCCTAAAAGATTTAAAGTTGGGCATGGTAGAGTTGAATCAGGTCTTGAACAAGCTGTTCTTCTGATGAAACCTGGTCAAAAGGGAAAGTTTATACTACCTCCACATCTTGCATATGGCTTACTAGGCGATGAAAAAATGATACCTTCTCGCTCAATAATTGTATATGATATAGAAATGTTGAAAGTCTATCGTTAG
- a CDS encoding bifunctional oligoribonuclease/PAP phosphatase NrnA produces the protein MLLESEVERIEEFKNLLESSKSIVITTHHNPDGDAVGSVLGLYHILKSIGYPVIAITPNGFPEFLSWMPGSDQVVRYSEQKYNAVNYILSADTIICLDFNGFKRTEDMGDVLMQSKAKKVLIDHHPQPESKFDLQFSFVEVSSTAELVYEVLSSCFGDNVVTLDAAICLFVGIMTDTGSFSYACSRGRTFQISGELIAKGVDVENVQGLVYNNFTADRMRLLGFSLSDRMKVYPEYKSACISLTREDLKNFKHKMGDTEGFVNLPLSIKGVIFSVLFVEHDSFIKVSLRSRGTFPVNTVSQNHFNGGGHKNAAGGKAFMSLKDAELLFENVLKMYSSELNS, from the coding sequence ATGCTTTTAGAATCAGAGGTTGAAAGGATTGAGGAATTTAAGAATCTTCTAGAATCATCAAAAAGTATAGTTATTACAACCCATCATAACCCCGATGGGGATGCAGTAGGTTCTGTATTAGGGTTATATCACATATTAAAATCTATTGGTTATCCTGTAATTGCCATTACACCGAATGGATTCCCTGAGTTTTTGTCATGGATGCCAGGCTCCGATCAGGTGGTCAGATATTCAGAGCAAAAGTATAATGCCGTAAACTATATTCTTAGTGCCGATACCATAATTTGCCTCGATTTTAATGGTTTCAAGCGTACCGAGGATATGGGAGATGTATTGATGCAATCAAAAGCTAAGAAGGTGTTAATCGATCATCACCCACAACCTGAGAGTAAATTCGATTTACAATTCTCCTTCGTTGAAGTTAGTTCTACTGCCGAATTGGTTTATGAGGTGTTATCATCATGTTTTGGTGATAACGTTGTTACACTAGATGCTGCTATATGCTTATTTGTTGGGATAATGACGGATACAGGATCGTTCAGCTACGCTTGCTCTAGAGGAAGAACATTCCAAATTTCAGGAGAATTAATTGCCAAAGGAGTGGATGTTGAGAATGTTCAGGGCTTAGTATATAATAATTTTACTGCCGATAGGATGAGGCTATTAGGGTTTTCTCTAAGCGACAGGATGAAAGTATACCCTGAATATAAATCTGCTTGTATTTCATTGACAAGGGAAGATCTTAAGAATTTTAAGCATAAGATGGGCGATACCGAGGGTTTTGTAAATCTCCCATTATCTATAAAGGGTGTAATTTTTTCGGTTCTCTTCGTTGAACACGATTCATTTATCAAAGTTTCATTACGTTCAAGAGGCACTTTTCCAGTTAATACTGTTTCTCAGAATCATTTTAATGGGGGAGGGCATAAAAATGCTGCTGGGGGTAAGGCATTTATGTCATTAAAAGATGCTGAACTTCTTTTTGAAAATGTTCTGAAAATGTATTCTTCTGAATTAAACAGCTAA
- the ndk gene encoding nucleoside-diphosphate kinase — protein sequence MEKSLTFAMIKPDAFRNDYTSEILFEILKAGFKLRAIKITLLTLEKAEQFYSEHRGKEFFERLTCFMSSGPVMALILEKPDAVNEFRKLIGKTDPTEAQEGTIRKMYGTTTSQNAVHGSDSFEHAEREWGFFFSRREIH from the coding sequence ATGGAAAAATCATTAACTTTTGCAATGATAAAGCCAGATGCTTTTAGGAATGATTATACCAGTGAAATTCTTTTTGAAATTCTTAAGGCTGGATTTAAGCTAAGGGCAATTAAAATCACACTTTTAACGCTTGAAAAGGCTGAACAGTTTTATAGCGAACATCGTGGAAAAGAGTTTTTTGAACGCCTAACATGTTTTATGAGTTCTGGTCCTGTAATGGCACTTATTCTTGAAAAACCAGATGCAGTTAATGAATTCCGCAAATTGATTGGAAAAACCGATCCCACGGAAGCCCAAGAGGGTACTATAAGAAAGATGTACGGGACTACTACATCGCAAAATGCGGTTCATGGCTCCGATAGCTTTGAACATGCCGAAAGAGAGTGGGGATTTTTCTTCTCACGAAGGGAGATTCATTAA
- a CDS encoding DUF721 domain-containing protein encodes MSRHNIKSLGDAINEFIHEHKLEEKIYEVKIIDEWKKIMGHNVSILTQSITLKNGKLTITLKSSVLRNELQMSKQRVITIINSYLGQSVVKDIIFK; translated from the coding sequence ATGAGTAGACATAATATAAAATCGTTGGGGGATGCTATTAATGAGTTTATTCATGAGCATAAACTCGAAGAGAAAATTTATGAGGTAAAGATTATCGATGAGTGGAAAAAGATAATGGGGCATAATGTTTCAATTCTTACTCAAAGTATAACCCTGAAAAATGGAAAATTAACAATAACCCTAAAATCTTCGGTATTAAGGAATGAACTTCAAATGAGCAAGCAACGGGTAATTACCATTATTAATAGCTATCTTGGTCAAAGTGTTGTAAAGGATATAATATTTAAGTGA
- the recF gene encoding DNA replication and repair protein RecF (All proteins in this family for which functions are known are DNA-binding proteins that assist the filamentation of RecA onto DNA for the initiation of recombination or recombinational repair.), translating into MFLKHLTALNFKSYSQVEMEFHPKLNCFVGDNGQGKTNLLDIIYYLSICKSAFNPIDSQNIKHTEDFFIIQGLYDRDDKDETIFCAVKQSEGKVFKRNGKEYPRLADHVGLLPVVIISPADLSLIVDGSEERRKYINSVISQFDRQYLDELIRYNRVLAQRNKMLKDIDGKNNFSVELVEVLDEQLAMNGETIFKKRNDFVDKLIPIFQKYYTIISGREERVELVYQSQIKGEDFKTLLASSFSKDRMIQFTSVGVHKDDLTLMLNNYSIKKEGSQGQQKTYLIALKLAQFEFMRSISGVRPILLLDDIFDKLDINRVENFIKLVSDDSFGQIFITDTNKGRLNEILDQLHSGFKLFKVDSGSVDEISGND; encoded by the coding sequence ATGTTTTTGAAACACCTTACAGCACTTAATTTTAAATCATACAGTCAGGTTGAAATGGAATTTCACCCAAAGTTGAACTGCTTTGTTGGTGATAATGGGCAAGGAAAAACAAATCTACTCGATATAATTTATTACCTATCTATTTGTAAAAGCGCCTTTAACCCAATCGATAGTCAGAATATTAAGCACACTGAGGATTTCTTTATTATTCAAGGGCTTTACGATAGAGATGATAAGGATGAAACTATATTCTGTGCTGTAAAGCAAAGTGAAGGGAAGGTTTTTAAACGAAATGGTAAGGAGTACCCACGCCTTGCTGATCATGTTGGTTTACTGCCTGTTGTAATTATCTCACCAGCCGATTTATCGTTGATTGTTGATGGGAGCGAGGAGCGTAGGAAGTACATAAATAGTGTTATCTCTCAATTCGACAGGCAGTATCTTGATGAATTGATAAGGTACAACAGAGTGCTTGCTCAACGCAATAAGATGCTCAAAGATATTGATGGTAAAAATAATTTTAGCGTGGAGCTGGTTGAGGTATTAGACGAGCAACTTGCGATGAATGGGGAGACAATTTTTAAGAAAAGAAACGACTTTGTTGATAAGTTAATCCCTATTTTCCAAAAGTATTATACCATTATATCGGGCAGAGAGGAGAGGGTAGAATTGGTCTACCAATCGCAGATCAAAGGCGAAGATTTTAAAACTTTACTAGCAAGTAGTTTTTCGAAAGACCGTATGATTCAGTTTACGTCTGTTGGAGTTCATAAAGATGATTTAACTCTAATGCTCAACAATTATTCTATTAAAAAGGAGGGTTCACAAGGACAGCAAAAGACGTATTTGATTGCTCTGAAACTTGCACAGTTTGAGTTTATGAGGAGTATTTCAGGTGTTAGACCAATTCTTCTACTTGATGATATATTTGATAAATTGGACATTAACAGGGTTGAAAATTTTATTAAGTTGGTTTCTGATGATAGTTTTGGGCAGATTTTTATTACTGATACTAATAAAGGGAGATTAAATGAAATTCTTGATCAACTTCATTCAGGCTTTAAACTATTTAAAGTAGATTCTGGTTCCGTAGATGAAATTTCTGGTAATGATTAA
- a CDS encoding tetratricopeptide repeat protein, whose protein sequence is MAKDKKDTTGNSVESLENALTRTERYIENNQKSLTIIVLAIVVIVGGYLGYKKLYLAPMEEKAQSQIFAAEQYFERDSFKLALNGDGNYLGVLDIINKYGPTKTANLAYYYAGISYRSLGKYQEAITYLKKFDAGDLLVSPLALGAIGDCYVELNNLNEGVNYYEKAASYNENDFTTPLFLKKIGIVYESMKNYKKALKSFEEIKDKYPKSSEARDIEKDITRVKTLQGN, encoded by the coding sequence ATGGCAAAAGATAAAAAAGACACAACAGGGAATAGCGTTGAATCACTTGAGAATGCTTTAACTAGAACTGAACGATACATCGAGAACAATCAGAAGAGTTTAACCATTATAGTTCTTGCAATTGTTGTTATTGTTGGTGGCTACCTTGGATATAAGAAGTTATATCTTGCTCCAATGGAGGAGAAGGCTCAATCGCAAATTTTTGCAGCTGAACAGTATTTTGAAAGAGACTCATTTAAACTTGCCTTGAATGGTGATGGAAACTACCTAGGTGTACTTGATATCATTAACAAGTATGGCCCAACCAAAACCGCAAATCTTGCATACTACTATGCAGGTATTTCATATCGCAGTTTAGGTAAATATCAGGAAGCAATAACCTATTTAAAGAAATTTGATGCGGGAGATCTTCTTGTTTCTCCGCTTGCATTAGGTGCTATTGGTGATTGCTACGTTGAGTTAAATAATCTTAACGAAGGGGTTAACTACTACGAAAAGGCAGCAAGTTATAATGAAAATGATTTTACTACTCCTCTGTTCCTGAAAAAAATAGGTATTGTATACGAATCCATGAAGAACTATAAAAAAGCTCTAAAATCTTTTGAAGAGATTAAAGACAAATACCCGAAAAGTTCCGAAGCAAGAGATATAGAAAAGGATATTACAAGAGTAAAAACCTTACAGGGCAACTAA
- a CDS encoding 6,7-dimethyl-8-ribityllumazine synthase, translated as MATKNSNLSAYDPDQIPSAKKMIFGIVVSDWNSDITYALLDGAYKTLTEHGAKEDNILVKHVPGSFELTLGAQFMAEYGDLDAIICLGCVIQGETRHFDFICQSVTHGITELNMNYNIPFVFGLLTTNNMEQAIARSGGKHGNKGVEAAITAIKMAALQKEMEELED; from the coding sequence ATGGCAACAAAAAATTCAAATCTATCCGCATACGATCCTGATCAAATCCCATCAGCAAAGAAAATGATTTTCGGAATTGTTGTATCCGACTGGAATTCAGATATTACCTACGCACTACTTGATGGAGCATACAAAACATTAACTGAGCACGGAGCGAAAGAAGATAATATTCTGGTAAAACATGTTCCAGGAAGTTTTGAACTAACCTTGGGTGCTCAGTTTATGGCTGAATATGGAGATTTGGATGCAATTATCTGCTTAGGATGTGTTATTCAAGGCGAAACACGCCACTTTGATTTTATCTGTCAAAGTGTAACCCATGGAATTACTGAACTAAATATGAACTATAATATACCATTCGTATTTGGTCTTTTAACAACTAATAATATGGAACAAGCGATTGCCCGTTCAGGAGGAAAACATGGGAACAAGGGCGTTGAAGCGGCGATTACAGCAATTAAAATGGCCGCATTGCAAAAAGAAATGGAAGAACTTGAAGATTAG
- a CDS encoding carboxylase: MNKTLLIRDVTLRDGQQSLFATRMTQKQVDRVLPLFKEAKFYAMEVWGGAVPDSIMRYLNEDPWERLEKIKSVIGDVSKLTALSRGRNLFGYNPYPEEVIEGFNRNAVQSGISIMRIFDALNDTENIRSTIKYVKENGGIADATVCYTVDPKFTTNDRIRSILKGKSLPKKIFSIEYFVNKAKELEAMGADMISLKDMAGLVTPERSSEIISALKSALTVPVDFHTHCTPGYGLAATLMAIIKGVDIVDTAIFSFAGGPAAPSFEIIQIFCNKLDIDTGVNLDAVVKINNELKEIRKELIEFDSYQLFPLEFDITKDTLPANINKLFDDAISSAKNSKYDELLSCCLAIEKYFNFPEPDENVKFAEVPGGMYTNMLAQLKQLKLEQLLPRVLEIIPTVRLASGCPPLVTPTSQIVGVQAVNCVIDENKGLPFYSNKSIQYVNLVKGVYGKTPIPVDPEFRLQIAGFRDERPYDTSNYQKQPNPTFKEFGDAKLAVNEKEELLLELFPNVAEKFLKDRIVARYMDAIRKEQDKKRKAIEAEKRKYEMMSNEEKRERLLNGLFNAW; this comes from the coding sequence ATGAATAAAACGCTTTTAATCCGTGATGTTACGCTTCGCGATGGTCAGCAATCACTTTTCGCAACCAGAATGACTCAAAAACAGGTTGATAGGGTTTTGCCTTTATTTAAGGAAGCAAAGTTTTATGCAATGGAGGTCTGGGGAGGTGCTGTTCCCGATTCAATAATGCGCTACTTGAATGAAGACCCATGGGAAAGGCTAGAAAAGATTAAAAGTGTAATTGGAGATGTTTCAAAACTTACAGCACTTTCAAGAGGGCGTAATTTATTTGGCTACAACCCGTATCCAGAAGAAGTAATTGAAGGATTTAACCGAAATGCAGTTCAATCGGGTATTTCGATTATGCGAATTTTTGATGCGCTTAATGATACCGAAAATATACGTAGTACTATTAAATATGTTAAGGAGAATGGTGGAATAGCAGATGCTACTGTTTGCTACACTGTTGATCCAAAATTTACAACAAACGATAGGATTAGATCAATTCTAAAAGGTAAGTCCCTTCCTAAAAAGATATTTAGTATCGAATATTTTGTAAATAAAGCCAAAGAACTTGAGGCAATGGGTGCCGATATGATTTCTTTAAAGGATATGGCAGGTTTGGTTACCCCTGAAAGATCTAGTGAAATTATCTCTGCCCTTAAGAGTGCCCTTACTGTTCCCGTTGATTTTCATACACATTGCACCCCCGGTTATGGTTTAGCTGCCACTTTGATGGCAATTATTAAAGGGGTTGACATTGTTGATACAGCAATTTTTAGTTTTGCCGGTGGCCCTGCAGCACCTTCATTTGAAATCATACAGATTTTCTGTAATAAACTGGATATTGATACAGGTGTAAACCTTGATGCTGTTGTTAAAATTAATAATGAGCTCAAAGAGATTCGCAAGGAATTAATAGAATTTGATAGTTATCAGCTTTTTCCATTAGAATTTGATATTACAAAGGACACATTACCTGCAAATATTAACAAACTCTTTGATGATGCAATCTCATCTGCAAAAAACAGTAAGTACGATGAACTTTTAAGTTGCTGTTTAGCTATTGAAAAGTATTTTAACTTTCCAGAACCTGATGAGAACGTTAAATTTGCTGAAGTTCCTGGTGGTATGTATACTAATATGCTTGCCCAGCTTAAACAACTTAAACTTGAACAACTTCTTCCAAGGGTATTAGAAATAATACCAACCGTAAGACTAGCATCAGGTTGTCCCCCATTAGTTACGCCTACAAGTCAAATAGTAGGTGTTCAGGCTGTTAATTGTGTAATAGATGAGAATAAAGGACTTCCTTTCTATTCAAATAAGTCGATTCAATATGTTAACCTTGTAAAAGGAGTATATGGTAAAACGCCTATCCCTGTAGATCCTGAATTTCGTTTGCAAATTGCAGGTTTTAGAGATGAAAGACCTTACGATACTTCAAACTACCAGAAGCAGCCAAACCCTACTTTTAAGGAATTTGGTGATGCGAAGTTAGCTGTGAATGAGAAAGAGGAACTTTTACTCGAACTCTTCCCAAATGTTGCAGAAAAATTTTTAAAGGATAGGATTGTAGCACGTTATATGGATGCTATTAGAAAAGAGCAGGATAAAAAACGAAAAGCCATCGAGGCGGAAAAACGTAAATACGAAATGATGTCTAATGAAGAGAAACGTGAACGACTACTTAATGGTTTGTTTAATGCATGGTAG
- the yidC gene encoding membrane protein insertase YidC yields MDRNTIIGIVLIFGILILFGYLNTPSSEQVAAIQRKNDSIARVNAEMLQQQKALEITKVNTKSDSTQRKVQEEQLGSFASSLNGEKRMITLENDLMKVKVSTLGGRIYSVELKKFKTYTGQPLILFTGDENSFGLQFWGNNNDIQTQNLYFAPNRTDSIITVQNGDPQTLVMRLSAGANSHIDYIYTLKSDSYLMDFDIHFSGMASVFSGKVNSIDLNWFSKMPQLEKGAQNESTYTSIFYNYPNEEYEEISSSGDANKKEVTTKIKWVAFKHQFFSSILVAKTDFANANFVSAASTDDKSLRNFSARLSLPIQDGNNETVALSFFFGPNHFKTLKSYNLGFEKVVPLGKWIIKWINRYLIIPVFDILGSRIASYGLIIFLLTLLIKLVLFPLTYKSYLSSAKMRVLKPQVDEINTKYPNKADAIKKQQTIMALYRKVGVNPMGGCIPMLIQFPFLIAMFRFFPASFELRQQSFLWAEDLSSYDSILNLPFAIPQFGAHISLFTLLMAGALFITSKMSADQMGDTNAQLPGMKFMMIYLMPVMMIVWFNNYASGLSYYYFLSNMFTLGQTLLIRRFVDDEAILAKLHENAKKPVKKSRFQEKLEQIAKQQEIQKSKRK; encoded by the coding sequence ATGGACAGGAATACGATTATTGGAATAGTCTTGATTTTTGGAATACTAATCTTGTTTGGCTATCTCAACACCCCTTCGAGTGAGCAAGTTGCTGCAATACAGCGCAAAAACGATTCAATTGCAAGAGTTAACGCTGAGATGCTGCAACAACAAAAGGCTTTGGAGATAACAAAGGTAAACACAAAAAGTGATTCAACTCAGAGAAAAGTACAGGAAGAGCAGTTGGGTTCTTTTGCTTCATCGCTGAATGGTGAGAAAAGGATGATCACTCTGGAAAATGATTTAATGAAGGTTAAAGTATCAACTCTTGGTGGGAGAATTTATTCAGTTGAACTTAAAAAATTCAAAACCTATACAGGGCAACCTTTAATTCTTTTTACAGGTGATGAGAATTCATTTGGCTTACAGTTTTGGGGAAATAACAACGACATTCAAACTCAAAACCTCTATTTCGCTCCAAATAGAACTGATTCTATTATTACAGTTCAAAATGGTGATCCACAGACATTAGTAATGAGGTTGAGCGCAGGAGCTAATTCACACATTGATTATATCTATACATTAAAATCTGATAGCTATTTAATGGATTTTGATATTCATTTTTCAGGTATGGCTAGCGTGTTCAGTGGTAAGGTAAATTCAATAGATCTTAATTGGTTTTCTAAAATGCCTCAACTTGAGAAAGGCGCTCAAAATGAGAGTACATACACCTCAATTTTTTATAACTACCCGAACGAGGAGTATGAAGAGATTTCTTCAAGTGGCGATGCTAATAAAAAAGAGGTTACAACCAAAATAAAGTGGGTAGCATTCAAGCACCAATTCTTCTCTTCTATTCTTGTAGCAAAAACTGATTTTGCAAATGCAAACTTTGTGTCTGCTGCATCAACGGATGATAAAAGTTTAAGAAATTTCTCGGCTCGCCTATCTCTTCCTATTCAGGATGGAAATAACGAAACCGTTGCGTTAAGTTTTTTCTTTGGACCAAATCACTTTAAAACTTTAAAATCATATAATCTCGGTTTTGAGAAAGTGGTTCCATTAGGTAAATGGATTATTAAATGGATTAATAGATATTTGATAATCCCAGTTTTTGATATTCTTGGAAGTAGGATTGCCAGCTATGGCCTAATTATCTTTTTGCTCACTCTTTTAATCAAACTAGTATTATTCCCACTAACCTATAAATCATATTTGAGTTCAGCAAAAATGCGTGTACTTAAACCACAGGTTGATGAGATAAATACTAAGTATCCAAATAAAGCCGATGCAATTAAGAAGCAACAAACGATTATGGCACTCTACCGAAAGGTTGGGGTAAATCCAATGGGTGGCTGTATTCCAATGCTAATACAATTCCCATTCTTAATTGCAATGTTTCGCTTTTTTCCAGCTTCATTCGAACTTCGCCAGCAGAGTTTCCTATGGGCAGAGGATCTATCATCCTATGACTCTATTCTTAATTTACCCTTTGCAATTCCTCAGTTTGGAGCGCACATCAGTTTATTTACACTTTTAATGGCGGGTGCTTTATTCATTACTTCAAAGATGAGTGCAGATCAGATGGGTGATACAAATGCTCAGCTTCCCGGTATGAAGTTTATGATGATTTACCTTATGCCAGTTATGATGATTGTTTGGTTCAATAACTATGCTTCTGGTTTGAGCTACTACTATTTTCTATCTAACATGTTTACACTAGGTCAAACATTATTGATTAGAAGATTTGTTGATGATGAAGCCATACTTGCCAAACTGCATGAGAATGCTAAAAAACCTGTTAAGAAATCCAGATTTCAGGAAAAACTTGAGCAGATAGCCAAACAGCAAGAAATACAGAAGAGTAAACGAAAATAG